A genomic window from Geoalkalibacter sp. includes:
- a CDS encoding pilus assembly protein PilP: MATKGFCALLLGAVLLLTAGCGDEPAPAPQTPAPRPAPAPAPSPAPPAATEPLSAEEPAVAEPPKYVYNPVGKRDPFQSLLEIRKPVASRAEPKTPLEQFDLDQVRLIGSIIGMAQPRAMVMAPDGKSYIVRIGTRLGKNNGVVVAIEKDRIIVEERFYDFADEVRTSRQSIELPKREGV; this comes from the coding sequence ATGGCGACCAAAGGGTTTTGCGCACTTTTGCTGGGAGCCGTGTTGCTGCTGACGGCAGGCTGCGGCGATGAGCCGGCCCCGGCGCCCCAAACGCCCGCGCCCCGACCGGCGCCCGCACCCGCGCCATCGCCGGCGCCGCCCGCGGCGACGGAGCCGCTGAGCGCGGAGGAGCCGGCAGTGGCCGAGCCGCCCAAATATGTGTACAACCCCGTCGGCAAGCGCGATCCTTTCCAGTCGTTGCTGGAAATCCGCAAGCCGGTTGCGTCGCGCGCCGAACCCAAGACCCCCCTGGAACAATTTGATCTCGATCAGGTTCGCCTGATCGGTTCCATCATCGGCATGGCGCAACCCCGCGCCATGGTGATGGCGCCCGACGGCAAGAGTTACATCGTGCGTATCGGCACGCGGCTGGGCAAGAACAACGGGGTGGTGGTGGCTATCGAGAAGGATCGCATCATCGTGGAAGAGCGTTTCTACGATTTCGCCGACGAGGTGCGTACCAGCAGGCAATCCATCGAGCTTCCGAAACGGGAGGGAGTTTAA
- the pilQ gene encoding type IV pilus secretin family protein, whose protein sequence is MHSSLRKLPGIGTLIVALVALGVYWFLPQAAPAQESPTQPRDTNRILAVTVDGDAQSPRVNIQTERPVGFRYTVYDSADPLRVVVDFPRMDVSEITSPLPVNVGPIREIRVTSFDLTMGKLGRIEILIDDKADYSVLLEENTFSLTFAPVTQTATAAAPALIVPQGAVPAPALIPAAPAPAPIEPPVVATPAPAPAPVAAPVTAPVTRRPEGASAAIIHQVEIESGKIAIVTDGIVDRYSFFNLSAPPRLVLDVFGAKPAFGERSLAGAPGFERLRIGTYEDKTRFVFDAGGADLPAYEVQPVDRGLIVTWRPGVFAPPVAAPVPTPEVRTVEVAPRPAPAPPVEEVQPVTPVAPAPAPAPAPAPAPAPAPAPAPAPAPAPAPAPVAEVRLAPAPAPVPAPVPAPVAEVRPAPLPAPAPTPAPAPAPRLSQAPVTVEDVQFKVEGDKSFLTIALSGPAQISQPVPRGNVVLFGFDNGSISRALRRVIDTSAFPSAMDMVTPYTVNRGSVQDVRFAVKLKGDVPYRLRSVGNQLIFEVDNGPFAAAPPGPAQVSLPLPAAAALPPAAPAAPAALAPPPAAAPLTAAPAATAPRYTGQRISLVFDNADVRNLLQLIAEVSNLNIIAGEEVRGNVSIRLIDVPWDQALDVILDIRQLGMMRDGNVVRILPKAKIREIEEAELTSAVAKRELEPTVTEVFSVSYTNLNNISGPVRELMSDRGRLTQDERNKKIIVRDIPSVMDDIRALIGILDTPERQVMIEARIVEASSDFTRDLGVNWGISYTSPGSFIDNVGIGMGGNFLVGIPAAGAASTSAGLGTGIQFGQLGVDKTVIDLRISALESSGKGKIISRPRVTTLNGQEAVITQGTTIPYQTSGADGPKTEFVDATLELKVVPVINPDNSIIMDITASNSAPGETFTNADLPGINKKEAKTKVLVFDGDTTVIGGIFVEDDRQSESGVPWLMKIPVLGHAFKSTNVTKRRSELLIFITPRIIE, encoded by the coding sequence ATGCATTCTTCGCTTCGTAAATTGCCCGGCATCGGCACCCTGATCGTCGCCCTGGTCGCCCTCGGCGTTTACTGGTTTTTGCCGCAGGCGGCTCCCGCCCAGGAAAGTCCGACACAACCACGTGACACCAACCGCATTCTCGCCGTGACCGTCGATGGCGACGCGCAGTCGCCGCGGGTCAATATCCAGACGGAGCGGCCCGTGGGCTTTCGCTACACGGTTTATGACTCGGCCGATCCGTTGCGCGTCGTCGTGGATTTCCCGCGCATGGATGTTTCCGAAATCACCTCGCCCCTGCCGGTCAACGTCGGACCGATTCGCGAAATTCGCGTGACCTCTTTCGATCTGACCATGGGCAAACTCGGACGCATCGAAATCCTGATCGATGACAAAGCCGATTACTCGGTTCTTCTTGAAGAAAATACTTTCTCCCTCACCTTCGCTCCCGTGACGCAGACCGCTACCGCCGCGGCCCCGGCTCTGATCGTGCCCCAGGGGGCGGTTCCCGCGCCCGCCCTGATCCCCGCGGCGCCCGCGCCCGCGCCGATCGAGCCGCCCGTGGTCGCGACTCCTGCCCCGGCGCCCGCGCCCGTTGCAGCGCCGGTCACCGCGCCGGTGACGCGTCGACCCGAGGGAGCAAGCGCCGCCATCATCCATCAGGTGGAAATCGAATCGGGCAAGATCGCCATCGTGACCGACGGGATCGTGGATCGCTACAGCTTTTTCAACCTCTCCGCGCCGCCGCGCCTGGTGCTGGATGTCTTCGGCGCCAAGCCGGCCTTCGGGGAGCGCAGCCTTGCCGGGGCGCCCGGATTTGAACGTCTGCGCATCGGAACCTACGAAGATAAGACGCGCTTTGTTTTTGACGCTGGCGGAGCGGATCTGCCCGCTTATGAGGTGCAGCCCGTCGACCGGGGGCTGATCGTTACCTGGCGGCCCGGGGTGTTCGCGCCGCCGGTCGCGGCGCCTGTTCCCACGCCGGAGGTGCGCACCGTCGAGGTTGCTCCCCGGCCCGCTCCGGCCCCGCCGGTCGAGGAGGTGCAGCCCGTGACCCCGGTTGCTCCCGCGCCTGCGCCTGCGCCTGCGCCTGCGCCTGCGCCTGCGCCTGCGCCTGCGCCTGCGCCTGCGCCTGCGCCTGCGCCTGCGCCTGCGCCGGTGGCCGAAGTACGGCTCGCTCCGGCACCGGCACCTGTGCCGGCTCCTGTCCCGGCGCCGGTTGCCGAAGTTCGACCCGCGCCGCTTCCGGCGCCCGCCCCGACCCCAGCCCCGGCTCCCGCGCCTCGGCTTTCCCAGGCTCCGGTGACGGTGGAGGACGTGCAGTTCAAGGTCGAGGGCGACAAATCCTTTTTGACCATCGCTCTTTCCGGTCCGGCACAGATCAGCCAGCCGGTGCCGCGCGGCAACGTGGTGCTGTTCGGGTTCGACAACGGCAGCATCAGCCGTGCCCTGCGGCGGGTCATCGATACCTCGGCGTTTCCCAGCGCCATGGACATGGTGACGCCCTATACCGTCAATCGCGGCTCCGTGCAGGATGTCCGGTTCGCGGTCAAACTTAAGGGGGATGTTCCCTACCGGCTACGTTCGGTCGGCAACCAGCTGATTTTCGAGGTGGACAACGGACCTTTCGCGGCGGCGCCTCCCGGACCGGCCCAGGTCAGTCTGCCCCTCCCGGCTGCGGCCGCGCTGCCTCCCGCAGCTCCTGCGGCTCCTGCGGCTCTCGCTCCTCCTCCGGCGGCGGCACCCTTGACCGCCGCTCCGGCGGCGACCGCGCCGCGCTATACCGGACAAAGAATTTCCCTGGTGTTCGACAATGCCGATGTGCGCAACCTTCTGCAACTCATCGCCGAGGTGAGCAACCTGAATATCATCGCCGGGGAGGAAGTTCGCGGCAACGTCAGCATCCGCCTGATCGACGTGCCCTGGGATCAGGCCCTCGACGTGATTCTCGACATTCGCCAGCTGGGGATGATGCGCGACGGCAATGTGGTGCGCATCCTGCCCAAGGCCAAGATTCGCGAAATCGAGGAGGCTGAGTTGACCTCCGCCGTCGCCAAGCGCGAGCTTGAGCCGACGGTGACGGAAGTGTTCAGCGTCAGCTACACCAATCTCAACAACATCTCGGGTCCGGTGCGCGAGCTCATGTCCGACCGCGGCCGCCTGACCCAGGATGAGCGCAACAAGAAGATCATCGTTCGCGACATCCCTTCGGTGATGGACGATATTCGGGCACTCATCGGCATTCTCGACACCCCCGAGCGCCAGGTCATGATCGAGGCGCGCATCGTCGAAGCCAGTTCCGATTTCACCCGCGACCTGGGCGTCAACTGGGGTATTTCCTATACCAGTCCGGGAAGCTTCATCGACAACGTCGGCATCGGCATGGGCGGCAACTTTCTGGTCGGCATCCCCGCCGCCGGTGCGGCCTCCACCTCCGCGGGCCTGGGTACGGGCATCCAATTCGGGCAGCTTGGCGTCGACAAGACCGTGATCGATCTGCGCATCAGCGCCCTGGAATCCTCGGGCAAGGGCAAAATCATTTCCCGGCCCCGCGTGACGACCCTCAACGGTCAGGAGGCGGTCATCACCCAGGGTACCACCATCCCCTACCAAACCTCCGGTGCTGATGGACCCAAGACCGAGTTCGTCGACGCCACCCTGGAGCTCAAGGTGGTGCCGGTGATCAACCCCGACAACAGCATCATCATGGACATCACCGCCAGCAACAGCGCCCCCGGTGAGACTTTCACCAATGCCGATCTTCCCGGCATCAACAAGAAGGAAGCCAAGACCAAGGTGCTGGTTTTCGATGGCGATACGACGGTCATCGGCGGTATTTTCGTTGAGGACGATCGTCAATCCGAATCCGGAGTGCCCTGGCTCATGAAGATTCCCGTGCTCGGCCACGCCTTCAAATCGACCAACGTGACCAAGCGCCGCTCGGAACTGCTGATCTTCATTACGCCGCGCATCATCGAGTAA
- a CDS encoding shikimate kinase, translated as MSSTASDKICHIFLVGFMGAGKTTVGQVLAAELGWEFLDLDRFIEQRLGRTIPEIFAEEGEGAFRDAESAALQSLPGDRPRVIATGGGIVGRADNRRLMEELGRVAFLDVPWEELLPRLKAEGGRPLATGEGGWDLVRQRLEARLPLYREAQLHVDCAGRTPEDIAREIILNLHACGEHR; from the coding sequence ATGAGCAGCACGGCATCGGACAAAATTTGTCACATTTTTCTTGTCGGATTCATGGGCGCGGGAAAAACCACCGTCGGTCAGGTGCTGGCCGCTGAGTTGGGGTGGGAATTTCTTGATCTCGATCGCTTTATTGAGCAGCGCCTCGGGCGCACCATCCCGGAGATTTTCGCCGAGGAGGGCGAGGGCGCGTTTCGCGACGCGGAGAGCGCGGCCTTGCAAAGTCTTCCCGGAGATCGTCCGCGGGTGATCGCCACCGGTGGCGGCATCGTCGGCCGTGCCGACAATCGCAGGCTTATGGAGGAACTGGGCCGGGTGGCGTTTTTGGATGTGCCCTGGGAAGAGCTTTTGCCCCGCCTGAAGGCGGAAGGCGGGCGCCCCCTGGCGACGGGGGAGGGCGGCTGGGATCTGGTGCGGCAACGCCTGGAGGCGCGCCTGCCTCTGTACCGGGAGGCGCAATTGCACGTCGATTGCGCGGGGCGGACGCCCGAGGACATTGCTCGCGAAATCATTCTGAATTTGCATGCTTGCGGAGAACACCGATGA
- the aroB gene encoding 3-dehydroquinate synthase, with product MIKTLNVGLGERSYPIHIGSGILPLLGQSLKAVSFPRRVAVLTNPTVGHLYAAQVLEGLRAADFAATDILIPDGEEYKTLETLQGVFDALIAQGFDRGCGILALGGGVVGDLAGFAAAVYLRGVPFAQVPTTLLAQVDSSVGGKTGVNHRLGKNLIGAFYQPRLVHIDVDTLTTLPEREFRAGLAEVVKYGVIRDADFFAWLEQQGCELLVLKPEALIKAVGISCQIKADIVEVDEKEGGLRAILNYGHTLGHAVELLSGYGSVRHGEAVAMGMVAAAALAADLGLAGDKDRRRIEDLLRALHLPVRLPRHAPEAYLEALMRDKKVKEGSLNLILNRGIGACEVRKVADPARTLLPVLERFQEDLPA from the coding sequence ATGATCAAGACGCTCAACGTGGGCCTGGGCGAGCGCAGTTATCCGATCCACATCGGCAGCGGCATTTTGCCGCTGCTGGGTCAATCCCTCAAGGCCGTATCCTTTCCGCGCCGCGTGGCTGTCCTGACCAATCCCACGGTGGGACACCTCTACGCGGCGCAGGTGCTTGAGGGGTTGCGCGCGGCCGACTTCGCCGCGACGGACATTCTCATCCCCGATGGCGAGGAGTATAAGACCCTTGAGACCCTCCAAGGGGTTTTTGACGCGCTGATCGCGCAGGGCTTCGACCGGGGCTGCGGCATTCTTGCCCTGGGCGGAGGGGTGGTGGGGGATCTGGCCGGATTCGCCGCCGCCGTTTATCTGCGTGGCGTGCCCTTTGCCCAGGTGCCGACCACGCTGCTCGCTCAGGTCGATAGTTCCGTGGGGGGTAAAACCGGCGTCAATCACCGGCTGGGAAAAAATCTGATCGGCGCCTTCTACCAGCCGCGCCTCGTGCACATCGATGTCGATACCCTGACCACCCTGCCCGAGCGCGAATTTCGCGCGGGCCTTGCCGAAGTGGTGAAATACGGCGTGATCCGCGACGCGGATTTCTTTGCCTGGCTGGAACAGCAAGGCTGCGAGCTGCTCGTCCTCAAGCCCGAGGCCCTGATCAAGGCCGTGGGGATTTCTTGCCAAATCAAGGCGGATATTGTAGAAGTTGACGAAAAAGAAGGGGGGCTGCGCGCCATTCTCAACTACGGTCACACCCTGGGACACGCGGTGGAATTGCTGTCGGGCTACGGCAGCGTGCGCCACGGCGAGGCGGTGGCCATGGGAATGGTGGCGGCGGCGGCTCTGGCTGCGGATCTTGGTTTGGCCGGGGATAAGGATCGCCGACGAATCGAGGATCTGCTGCGCGCACTGCATCTGCCGGTGCGCCTGCCGCGGCATGCGCCCGAAGCTTACCTGGAAGCCCTCATGCGCGACAAGAAGGTCAAGGAGGGTTCGCTCAATCTGATCCTCAATCGCGGCATAGGTGCTTGCGAGGTGCGCAAGGTGGCGGACCCAGCACGCACCCTTCTTCCCGTTCTGGAAAGGTTTCAGGAGGATCTTCCGGCATGA
- a CDS encoding tetratricopeptide repeat protein, with the protein MSTAAGVDEAPVKQLAKAVVDLAQDLDASSWCSLVRALRLTDCRAEALQVGRLGIRRFPESADLYLEQGRLLAESRDFSGAIASLGQALHRAPDSPEALWLAASVHHQLGLSDEARGFVERLLRLQPEHRAARDLLNQLAPSAPKTREPVAAGDKRTISTPTLAEIFVKQGYLSKAIQIYEDLLGRDPGNARWRERLRQLQADIAAPAAGSPALRVLSEPVPEPSVIPPAQAPASPSAVVPGNAVASAEIRLLGTLEGWLEAIGRRRQHVH; encoded by the coding sequence ATGAGCACTGCTGCGGGTGTGGATGAGGCGCCGGTCAAGCAACTGGCGAAAGCGGTCGTCGATCTGGCGCAGGATTTGGATGCCTCTTCCTGGTGCTCCCTGGTGAGGGCGTTGCGGCTTACCGATTGCCGCGCCGAGGCCTTGCAGGTGGGGCGCCTCGGCATCCGGCGGTTTCCCGAAAGTGCCGATCTTTATCTGGAGCAAGGGCGGTTGCTCGCCGAATCGCGGGATTTTTCCGGGGCGATTGCGTCCCTGGGGCAGGCTCTGCATCGCGCGCCGGATTCGCCCGAGGCTCTCTGGCTTGCGGCAAGTGTCCATCATCAGCTGGGTCTGTCCGATGAGGCCCGCGGTTTTGTTGAGCGTCTGCTGCGTCTGCAGCCCGAGCACCGGGCCGCGCGCGATCTGCTGAATCAGTTGGCGCCGTCCGCGCCAAAAACCCGCGAGCCGGTGGCGGCAGGGGACAAACGCACCATTTCCACCCCGACCCTCGCGGAGATTTTCGTCAAGCAGGGCTATCTCAGTAAAGCCATTCAGATTTACGAGGATCTCCTCGGGCGTGATCCCGGCAACGCCCGCTGGCGCGAGCGGCTGCGGCAGCTTCAGGCGGACATCGCGGCCCCGGCGGCGGGTTCTCCCGCGCTTCGGGTATTATCCGAGCCGGTGCCTGAACCAAGCGTCATTCCTCCTGCGCAAGCCCCGGCGTCACCGTCCGCGGTCGTGCCCGGTAACGCGGTCGCGTCGGCGGAAATCCGCCTTCTCGGTACTTTGGAAGGTTGGCTGGAGGCCATCGGCCGAAGGAGGCAGCATGTTCACTGA
- a CDS encoding roadblock/LC7 domain-containing protein, translating into MFTEALRTLVEQTPGGIGAVLMGYDGIAVEHYALPVDDVDLGLVAVEYANVLKEIKKATDILQTGELDEVAILTGGYQVLIRTLTPDYFLGLTLKRDGNAGKGRFLLMREAPGLRALLS; encoded by the coding sequence ATGTTCACTGAGGCGTTGCGCACCCTCGTCGAGCAGACCCCCGGCGGCATCGGCGCCGTTCTCATGGGATACGACGGCATTGCCGTCGAGCATTACGCCCTGCCCGTCGACGATGTGGATCTGGGGCTGGTGGCGGTGGAGTACGCCAATGTCCTCAAGGAAATCAAAAAGGCGACGGATATCCTGCAAACCGGCGAACTGGACGAGGTTGCCATTCTGACCGGCGGCTATCAGGTGCTGATCCGCACCCTGACGCCAGATTATTTTCTCGGCCTGACCCTGAAGCGCGACGGCAATGCCGGCAAGGGCCGCTTCCTGCTGATGCGCGAGGCCCCCGGCCTGCGTGCGCTTCTGTCCTGA
- the aroQ gene encoding type II 3-dehydroquinate dehydratase produces the protein MKILILNGPNLNLLGVREPGIYGSRTLDDILAALAPVAASLGVELTCLQSNHEGVLIDRVHQALGEGMDGIVINPGGLTHTSVALRDAIAGVGIATVEVHLSNIHAREEFRRHSMIAPVTIGQISGFGAQGYELALRALVGRPN, from the coding sequence ATGAAAATCCTCATCCTTAATGGTCCCAATCTCAATCTGCTGGGCGTTCGCGAACCCGGCATCTACGGCAGCCGCACCCTCGATGACATTCTTGCCGCGCTGGCGCCCGTCGCCGCCTCCCTGGGCGTTGAGCTCACCTGCCTGCAATCCAACCACGAAGGGGTGCTCATCGATCGAGTTCATCAGGCCCTTGGGGAGGGGATGGACGGCATCGTCATCAATCCCGGCGGCTTGACGCATACCAGCGTCGCCTTGCGTGACGCCATCGCCGGGGTCGGCATCGCCACGGTCGAGGTCCACCTGTCCAACATCCATGCGCGGGAAGAGTTTCGCCGCCATTCCATGATCGCCCCGGTCACCATTGGTCAAATCAGCGGCTTCGGCGCGCAAGGCTACGAGCTGGCGCTGCGGGCGCTGGTCGGCCGTCCCAATTAA
- a CDS encoding M24 family metallopeptidase, with translation MLESRALGAREQLREGRLDAILFCSLPNLRYLTGFSGTDGVVVLTASAVYFLCDSRYTTQARSQVAATEVREYKVKLDGVLGLLRELGARHVGFEADILPYAVWETFQQKGGDIAWVPLTRQLASLRGRKGADELALLEQAAQLNAEALAEVLPLMRPGVRECDIALELEFVLRRRGGEEKAFDFIVASGERGALPHGVASEKILQAGELVTVDFGTRRGGYHSDETVTLALGEVSQRHRRIYDCVLKAHDLAMAAVRPGVALRDIDAVARNHIAAEGFGDYFGHGLGHGVGLEVHEYPTASSRSEDRAEEGMVFTVEPGIYIPGFAGVRIEDTIVVTAEGCRPLTRIPKEFKILSV, from the coding sequence ATGCTAGAAAGCAGAGCCTTGGGTGCGCGAGAGCAACTGCGGGAAGGCCGTCTGGATGCCATTTTGTTTTGCAGCCTGCCCAACCTGCGCTATCTCACTGGCTTCAGCGGAACCGACGGTGTGGTGGTCCTGACCGCGTCCGCCGTCTACTTTCTCTGCGACTCCCGCTATACCACCCAGGCTCGTTCTCAGGTTGCCGCGACCGAAGTGCGCGAATACAAGGTCAAGCTCGACGGTGTGCTGGGCTTGTTGCGGGAGTTGGGCGCCCGGCACGTGGGTTTCGAGGCCGACATCCTGCCCTATGCCGTTTGGGAGACCTTTCAGCAAAAGGGCGGCGATATCGCCTGGGTGCCCCTGACCCGTCAGCTTGCGAGCCTGCGCGGCCGCAAGGGGGCCGACGAACTGGCTTTGCTGGAGCAGGCGGCGCAACTTAACGCCGAGGCCCTGGCCGAGGTGCTGCCCCTGATGCGTCCCGGCGTGCGCGAGTGCGACATCGCCCTGGAACTGGAATTCGTCCTGCGCCGCCGCGGCGGCGAGGAAAAAGCCTTTGATTTCATTGTCGCCTCCGGTGAGCGCGGCGCGCTGCCCCATGGCGTGGCCTCGGAAAAAATCCTACAGGCGGGGGAACTGGTGACGGTTGATTTCGGCACCCGACGCGGCGGTTATCATTCGGACGAAACGGTCACCTTGGCCCTGGGCGAGGTTTCGCAGCGTCACCGGCGCATTTACGATTGCGTGCTCAAGGCTCATGATCTGGCCATGGCGGCCGTGCGGCCGGGGGTGGCCCTGCGCGACATCGATGCCGTGGCGCGCAATCACATCGCCGCCGAGGGTTTTGGCGACTATTTCGGCCATGGTCTCGGTCACGGCGTGGGTCTGGAGGTGCACGAGTATCCCACCGCGTCGTCCCGCTCCGAGGACCGCGCCGAAGAGGGCATGGTCTTTACCGTTGAACCGGGGATCTACATTCCCGGTTTTGCCGGTGTGCGCATCGAAGACACCATCGTGGTCACCGCCGAGGGCTGCCGTCCGTTGACGCGCATTCCCAAGGAGTTCAAAATCTTGTCCGTGTAG
- the accB gene encoding acetyl-CoA carboxylase biotin carboxyl carrier protein: protein MEIKDLRTLIKLITETDITEFEMENADEKILIKRGKGQEIVHVAAPVAPQYLTAAPLSAPAPAAAAAVNAPAAAAAPAASGSVSDKYDTITSPIVGTFYRSPAPDADPYVEVGSVVEKGQVFCIVEAMKLMNEIEAEFKCKVVEVLKENAQPVEFGDPLFLVERL, encoded by the coding sequence ATGGAAATCAAAGACCTCAGAACCCTCATAAAGCTGATTACCGAGACCGATATCACTGAATTCGAGATGGAAAACGCCGACGAGAAGATTCTCATCAAGCGCGGCAAGGGTCAGGAAATCGTCCATGTCGCCGCGCCCGTCGCGCCCCAGTACCTGACCGCCGCGCCCCTTTCCGCTCCCGCCCCGGCCGCCGCTGCCGCGGTCAATGCTCCCGCGGCAGCGGCCGCGCCAGCCGCGAGCGGTTCGGTCAGCGATAAATACGACACCATCACCTCGCCCATCGTCGGCACTTTCTATCGCTCCCCGGCCCCTGACGCCGACCCCTATGTCGAGGTCGGATCGGTGGTGGAAAAAGGGCAGGTGTTCTGCATCGTGGAAGCCATGAAGCTGATGAACGAGATCGAAGCCGAGTTCAAGTGCAAGGTGGTGGAGGTTCTCAAGGAGAATGCCCAGCCCGTGGAATTCGGCGATCCCCTGTTCCTGGTCGAACGGCTCTAA
- the accC gene encoding acetyl-CoA carboxylase biotin carboxylase subunit: MFNKILIANRGEIAIRVIRACKELGIKTVAVHSDVDSESLHVKLADESICIGPAPSGKSYLNIKAIISAAEVTDASAIHPGYGFLSENAEFAEICANCGITFIGPSPRSMRLMGDKISARQTVTKAGVPILPGTTEGVKSAEEAKKIAAQIGYPVIIKATAGGGGRGMKVVHSPASLPNAFATARAEAQSGFGNPEVYIERFCERPRHVEIQIMADQHGNVIHLGERDCSIQRRHQKLIEESPCPVLTEELRQKMGACAVSAAQAVGYSSVGTVEFLLDQNKNFYFMEMNTRVQVEHPVTEMVTGIDIIKEQIRIAAGQPLRFRQEDIQIRGHAIECRINAEDPEKFTPSPGKIVGYHPPGGLGVRVDSGVYDQYKVLPHYDSMIAKLIVHAETREEAIKKMATALDEYIIDGIKTTISFHQKIMKSKEFIEGDVDTGFLERVIL, encoded by the coding sequence ATGTTCAATAAAATTCTGATAGCCAATCGCGGGGAAATCGCCATTCGCGTCATTCGTGCCTGTAAGGAACTGGGCATCAAGACGGTGGCGGTCCACTCGGATGTCGACAGTGAATCGCTGCATGTCAAACTCGCCGATGAAAGCATCTGCATCGGCCCGGCTCCGAGCGGCAAGAGTTATCTCAACATCAAGGCGATCATCAGTGCCGCCGAGGTCACCGATGCCAGCGCCATCCATCCCGGCTACGGTTTTCTCTCGGAAAATGCCGAATTCGCAGAGATCTGCGCCAACTGCGGGATCACCTTCATCGGCCCAAGCCCGCGCAGCATGCGCCTGATGGGCGACAAGATCAGCGCCCGTCAGACCGTCACCAAGGCTGGCGTGCCGATTCTGCCGGGCACCACCGAAGGAGTGAAGTCGGCGGAAGAGGCCAAGAAGATCGCCGCGCAGATCGGCTACCCGGTGATCATCAAGGCCACGGCGGGCGGCGGCGGCCGCGGCATGAAAGTCGTGCATTCGCCGGCCTCCTTGCCCAACGCCTTCGCCACCGCGCGCGCCGAGGCCCAATCGGGCTTCGGCAATCCCGAGGTCTATATCGAGAGATTCTGCGAGCGGCCACGCCATGTGGAAATTCAGATCATGGCCGACCAGCACGGCAACGTCATTCATCTCGGCGAGCGTGACTGCTCCATTCAGCGCCGCCATCAGAAGCTCATCGAGGAATCGCCCTGTCCGGTGCTCACCGAGGAGCTTCGGCAGAAGATGGGCGCCTGCGCCGTCTCCGCCGCTCAGGCCGTGGGGTATTCAAGCGTCGGCACCGTCGAGTTTCTCCTCGACCAGAACAAGAATTTCTACTTCATGGAGATGAACACGCGCGTGCAGGTCGAGCATCCCGTGACCGAGATGGTGACGGGCATCGATATCATCAAGGAACAGATCCGCATCGCCGCCGGCCAGCCGCTGCGTTTTCGCCAGGAGGACATCCAGATTCGCGGCCATGCCATCGAATGCCGCATCAACGCCGAGGATCCGGAGAAATTCACCCCGTCCCCGGGCAAGATCGTCGGCTATCATCCTCCCGGCGGTCTCGGGGTGCGGGTCGACAGCGGCGTATATGACCAGTACAAGGTGCTGCCCCATTACGATTCCATGATTGCAAAACTTATCGTGCATGCCGAAACGCGCGAAGAGGCCATTAAAAAAATGGCTACCGCCTTGGACGAGTACATCATCGACGGCATCAAAACGACGATTTCCTTCCATCAGAAAATCATGAAAAGCAAGGAATTCATTGAAGGCGACGTGGATACGGGATTTCTCGAACGCGTCATTCTCTGA